A window of the Vespa velutina chromosome 7, iVesVel2.1, whole genome shotgun sequence genome harbors these coding sequences:
- the LOC124950708 gene encoding proline-, glutamic acid- and leucine-rich protein 1-like, with amino-acid sequence MANFIELLNFFQQDDKQYNAFLKNLLTFDNDIPFKTEEINTINNAIISTINIQLNQTDTRYNGLFLLNAYLPKCSKDTLLKYGILWIAKATQVVENIYSNPKHLTIACKVIGNLITQCKTIPELQKQISMQNVKQLLNILDNLETMTIYGATYYLLATLLYHYPEVCERFQILIRKMILLQVDASQANLAEAGAKCFALLVRATERTFKPPQTKPFYTCWTYNQALICNSLHDIMDNLFSNLLEIESVDIWDKLELSSISEENIVEYYSKQKQRFTNLCIYLSTMLRGCEEKNSVLPDDILRILCRGLAIRPMNLRRQNSFKEQMLYLILPKLHISLFNVLSALIEGFKKELIPFGSTILQLFHQALKWSGNVLEDQETIASNKPYKHIRLSVYKCLSLWLITNNSLSGIETIIDESLSSILRDIIPERDRVVLTVQNATKNLSKKALKRFRDGQYEKNSALNNTVATKKNPYLDADLCIEALMTLQNILFSTSTCLKTTLYTNIQSVVIPLLYKYYLGSPTETFYKERAECRLQLLKILKDLQLNPHESSASSTQHAIQIFEMALNDSDLHIVQEARCALSELEKIIHPLAPTLSLPRTEEISNERDEICTIVSNEQENISNEEFTPPSNKRSKVISIVTLNSDERVHLDSGDNVTAKVIEKSTSIDSSKLEDSSLQKNKNIVNEVSFIEERNNEKDIEAELHNSLRIDQMPDDIENKQLENVEIKSTELDVEEIDHPTNLQQRDNNLETLEEKEDVLMDDEKQMLLTFHDQLKDN; translated from the exons atggcAAATTTTATAgagttattaaatttttttcaacaagatgataaacaatataatgcatttttgaaaaatttattaacatttgacAATGATATACCGTTTAAAACAGAAGAG ataaatacgataaataatgctattatatcgacgattaatattcaattaaatcaaACTGATACTCGATATAAtggtttgtttcttttaaatgcATATTTACCAAAATGTTCAAAAGATACATTGTTAAAGTATGGTATATTGTGGATAGCAAAAGCTACTCAAGTAGTGGAAAATATTTACAGTAATCCTAAACATCTGACAATAGCTTGTAAAGTTATTGGAAATTTAATTACACAATGTAAGACTATTCCAGAATTACAAAAGCAAATATCAATGCAAAATGTTAAacaacttttaaatattttggaTAATCTGGAAACTATGACAATTTATGGCGCTACGTATTATCTACTTGCtactttattatatcattatcctGAAGTTTGTGAACGATTTCAG ATATTAATTAGAAAGATGATACTCCTTCAAGTAGATGCTTCTCAAGCTAATTTAGCTGAAGCTGGAGCAAAATGTTTTGCTCTTTTAGTTAGAGCAACAGAGCGTACTTTTAAACCACCTCAGACAAAGCCGTTTTATACATGTTGGACATATAATCAAGCATTAATCTGCAACAGTTTGCATGATATAATggataatcttttttctaatttattagaaatcgaAAGTGTAGATATTTGGGATAAATTGGAATTATCGAGTATATCAGAAGAAAATATAGTAGAGTATTATtctaaacaaaaacaaaggtTTACGaacttatgtatatacttatctaCTATGTTACg TGGAtgcgaagagaaaaattctgtATTACCCGATGATATTCTAAGAATATTATGTCGAGGTTTAGCTATTAGACCTATGAACTTGAGAAgacaaaattcttttaaagaaCAGATGTTATATCTTATTCTTCCCAAGTTACATATTAGTTTATTCAATGTTTTAAGTGCTCTTATAGAGGG ctttaaaaaagaattaataccATTTGGTTCAacgattttacaattatttcatCAAGCATTAAAATGGTCTGGGAATGTGTTAGAAGATCAAGAAACAATTGCTAGTAATAAaccatataaacatataagaTTGTCTGTATACAAATGTCTCTCACTATGGTTAATAACTAACAACTCGTTATCAGGCATTGAAACAATCATAGAtgaatctctttcttctatacTTAGAGACATAATTCCAGAAAGAGATCGTGTAGTTCTGACt GTTCAAAATGcaacaaaaaatttatcgaagaaaGCCTTGAAACGTTTTAGAGACGgtcaatatgaaaaaaattcggCTTTAAATAATACAGTCGCAACTAAGAAAAATCCATATTTAGATGCAGATTTATGTATAGAAGCTCTTATGactttacaaaatattttatttagtaCCAGTACTTGCTTGAAAACAACACTTTACACA aaCATACAAAGTGTTGTTATTCCacttttgtataaatattatcttggCTCACCTACAGAGACTTTTTATAAGGAAAGAGCAGAATGCCGTTTACAactgttaaaaatattgaaagatttGCAATTAAATCCACATGAATCGTCTGCATCTTCAACGCAACATGCTATACAAATTTTCGAAATGGCTCTTAACGATTCTGATTTACATATTGTTCAAGAAGCTCGTTGTGCATTAtcagaattagaaaaaattatacatccTCTTGCACCAACTTTATCTTTACCTAGAACTGA ggAAATATCAAATGAACGTGATGAAATTTGTACTATTGTGTCGAAcgaacaagaaaatatatcaaatgaaGAATTTACACCACCATCGAACAAGCGATCAAAAGTAATAAGTATTGTTACATTAAATTCTGACGAGAGAGTACATTTAGATTCAGGAGATAATGTTACAGctaaagtaatagaaaaatcaaCAAGTATAGATTCTTCTAAATTAGAAGATAGCTCtttacaaaaaaacaaaaatattgtaaatgaaGTATCAtttatagaagaaagaaataatgaaaaagatattgaagCTGAATTGCATAATAGTTTACGAATAGATCAAATGCCTgatgatatagaaaataaacaattagaGAACGTGGAGATAAAATCAACAGAATTGGATGTTGAGGAAATAGATCATCCTACCAATCTTCAACAAAGAGATAACAATTTGGAAACTttggaagagaaggaggatgtATTAATGGATGACGAAAAACAGATGTTACTTACTTTTCATGACCAactaaaagataattaa